A section of the Leptotrichia buccalis C-1013-b genome encodes:
- the hisS gene encoding histidine--tRNA ligase — MISVLKGMKDRYSDDVKKYDLIVDTAKSVFEKYGFERIITPILEETELFRRGVGDETDVVSKEMYEFVDKGNRNVTMRPEGTAGVVRAYLEAGFHKSSPIVKWFYHGPMYRYEAPQKGRFREFHQMGIEMFGVRSAYLDAEIIRMGCEFLEKLGITGLVVEINSLGNIESRKKYIDDLKAFMEKRLDKLSDDSKRRYTTNPLRALDSKDKGDQEQFINAPKLYDYLDEESKNYFENTKRYLELMNINYVVNDKLVRGLDYYSDTVFEIKSNKLGSQATVLAGGRYDRLLEILGNAKVPGIGFAAGMERIAMLMDENLIAKKENKIYVIYFDETKEYFVKIVEELRKNGIKVNFDYNPKSFGAQMKKANRENADYVLILGEDEQKENVITMKKFSTGEQEKYSFEQVLKHFERKSLEK, encoded by the coding sequence ATGATTAGTGTTTTAAAGGGAATGAAAGATAGATATTCTGATGATGTAAAAAAATATGATTTAATTGTTGACACAGCAAAAAGTGTATTTGAAAAATATGGATTTGAACGAATTATAACGCCTATTCTGGAAGAAACTGAGCTTTTTAGACGTGGTGTTGGAGATGAAACAGATGTTGTTTCAAAGGAAATGTACGAATTTGTAGATAAAGGTAATAGAAATGTTACGATGCGTCCAGAAGGTACTGCTGGAGTCGTGCGTGCCTATTTGGAAGCTGGTTTCCACAAATCCTCTCCGATTGTAAAATGGTTTTATCATGGTCCAATGTACCGTTACGAAGCCCCACAAAAAGGAAGATTCAGGGAATTCCACCAAATGGGTATTGAAATGTTTGGAGTCCGTTCTGCTTACCTTGATGCAGAAATCATCCGAATGGGATGTGAATTTCTTGAAAAACTTGGAATTACTGGCTTAGTTGTGGAAATAAACAGTCTAGGAAATATTGAATCAAGAAAAAAATACATTGATGATTTAAAAGCATTTATGGAAAAGAGACTGGATAAACTTAGTGATGATTCAAAACGAAGATACACAACAAATCCTCTAAGAGCCTTGGATTCAAAAGACAAAGGCGATCAAGAACAATTTATCAATGCTCCAAAATTATACGATTATCTTGATGAGGAAAGTAAAAATTATTTTGAAAATACAAAGAGATACCTTGAATTAATGAATATTAATTATGTGGTAAATGACAAGCTAGTGCGTGGACTTGACTATTACTCAGATACAGTATTTGAAATAAAATCTAATAAATTAGGCTCACAGGCAACTGTGCTGGCTGGAGGACGTTACGACAGACTTCTTGAAATACTTGGAAATGCAAAAGTGCCAGGAATAGGTTTTGCCGCTGGAATGGAAAGAATTGCAATGCTTATGGATGAAAATTTGATTGCAAAAAAAGAAAACAAAATTTATGTTATTTATTTTGATGAAACAAAAGAATATTTTGTAAAAATAGTAGAAGAACTACGAAAAAATGGAATAAAAGTCAACTTTGACTACAATCCAAAAAGTTTTGGAGCCCAAATGAAAAAGGCAAACCGTGAAAATGCAGACTATGTATTGATTTTAGGAGAAGATGAACAAAAAGAAAATGTAATTACAATGAAGAAATTTAGTACCGGAGAGCAGGAAAAATACAGTTTTGAGCAAGTTTTGAAACATTTTGAAAGAAAGAGTCTTGAAAAATAG
- a CDS encoding DUF554 domain-containing protein yields MGNLINFLAIILGSLIGFFIGHKFKNEMKDLIMECAGLFIIVAGLKSTINSNRDIIVLIYLIIGSIIGQIIDIDLKLKNLGLFLEKKLNFAIKNPETNDTEKSFAKGFSTATILFCTGAMAIVGAINSGLTGDDTTLKIKAILDGVISIVITSLYGIGVMFSAVSVFIYQGFFYLFANYLKPYLTEKTISDINFLGGIMVMAIGVNLLLKKEIKIANMLPALFIPIILEIFI; encoded by the coding sequence ATGGGAAATTTAATAAATTTTTTAGCTATTATTTTGGGTAGTTTGATAGGATTTTTCATAGGCCATAAATTTAAAAATGAAATGAAAGATCTTATAATGGAGTGTGCCGGACTATTTATAATAGTTGCTGGTTTGAAAAGCACGATAAATTCAAATCGAGATATTATTGTTTTAATTTATCTGATTATCGGTTCGATAATTGGACAAATCATAGATATTGATTTAAAATTAAAAAATTTGGGATTATTTTTGGAAAAAAAACTTAATTTTGCTATCAAAAATCCAGAAACTAATGATACTGAAAAAAGTTTTGCAAAAGGCTTTTCAACTGCTACAATTTTATTTTGTACAGGAGCAATGGCAATTGTAGGAGCAATAAACAGCGGACTTACAGGTGACGATACAACGTTAAAGATAAAAGCAATTTTAGATGGAGTAATTTCCATCGTTATAACATCTCTATATGGAATAGGCGTTATGTTTTCAGCTGTTTCAGTTTTTATTTACCAAGGATTTTTCTATCTTTTTGCCAATTATCTAAAACCATATTTAACTGAAAAAACAATTTCAGATATAAATTTTCTTGGTGGAATAATGGTTATGGCAATCGGAGTAAATTTATTATTAAAAAAAGAAATAAAAATTGCAAATATGTTGCCGGCATTATTTATACCAATTATTTTAGAGATTTTTATATAA